AAACTTCTTCAGACATTCCACCGTCTCCTGTCTATGCATACAGGATGCCACTGTGGAGCGAtgctgcgcgcacacacacacacccacccacaTTAACACGCATACACGTCACTCTCGGCCAATCACGAGAGAGGCCAGCGGTCGCTCACAGAGATCCAGGGGTGCTTGAGGGCCTCGGCGGCTGAGATGCGTTTGGCCGGATTGATGGTCAACATCTTGTTGATCAGATCTTTGGCCTCGGGAGTCACCGTGTCCCACTCGGGGGACGGGAACTGCGAAGGACAAGGTCGCTAAGCGTCATGGCAACCCGACAGGCGCGTGAGCGGCGCCACGTGACCGTGTGACCTCGTACATCATACGCTCCCGCCTTGATTTGCTGATACAGgcggtgctgatcttcatcccaaaaGGGAGGATAGCCCACCAGAAGGATGTACAGGATCACACCTGAGGGCGCAATAGACACATCTGAGGAGGATGCAAAATGGACGACTGAGGACACAAAAAAGGACAACCAAGGACACATCCGAGGACATAAAAGGGGACATCTGACGATGCAAAACAGACAACTGAGGACACATGTCAGGACACAAACGACAAAACTGAAGACACAATCCAAGATACACTCGAGGACACAAAAGACAACTGAGTGATGACACATCTGAGGATGTACAACAAGGACACATATCTGACAATGGAAAACAGACACATGTaaggatttaaaaactaaactgaGGACACATTTGAGGACATATAAGACACACTTAAAGACACACCTGAGGAGACATACGTCCCCTGAGAAGACAATACACACCTGAGGACACAAAAGACACACCCCAGGAGACAGGACACACCTGAGGAGAGGAAACAAGGAGACAAGTGGAGGAAAGAAGGTGATGAACAGAGAGAACAACATACACAACACAGAGAGAAGAGCAGAGGAGACAAGGAGAAGGAAAATAGGAGACAAGGATAGGAGTGGAGGAGACGAGAAGGTGACAAGGGATAGGAGATGAAGAGAAGAGCAAAGGCGACATGGAGAGGAGTGAAAGACAAGAGAGAAGACGAGGAGGGAAGTGAAGGAGACAAGGAGAGGAGTGGTGGCGTGAAGGAGACAAGGTGGAGACGGTTGGAATCTGACCACAGGCCCAGAGGTCCACAGCCTTCCCGTAAGGATCCTTGCGGAGAACTTCAGGTGAAAGATATCCAGGAGTCCCAGCAAAGCCTAAGAACACaagcacaaacacacgcacgcacacacacagcagtTGCCTTAGCAACATGGTTGCTAGGTGGTTGTCATGGCAATACCGATGAAGTGAGTTGTGTGTTTCCTACACTATCAGGCATGATGTTGATGAGGCtcgcaatgatgatgatgacaatcatggtgatgaagatgaggatgacATCATCTCACCAAACCAGGCCTGCTGCTCGCCCTCCACCTCGATGGCGAGCCCAAAGTCGGCAAGCTTGACCGCCGCCCCCTTGGACTTGGAGGCCAGCAGCAGATTCTCCGGCTGCGCAACGACAACAATAGCACGCATGCTAATCATGCTAACCTCGCTAATGAACACTCGACGGCGGGGAGGCGTCAGGGCAAACCTTCAGGTCGCGGTGGACGACGCCCATCTGGTGACAGTGAAGCACCGCTTCTAGAATTTGTTGGATGCAGTGGCTGTTGACAAAATTCAAAGGTCAAAGGTGAAAAACACAGCATCTTAAAAATGCTAGCTAAAGCTAACGCTAATTGGCGGTCGCTCACCTGGCGTCGGCTTCGCTGTAATACTCTCTGGCGACAATGTCTTCAAACAACTCACCGCCTGTCACCCTAACACACACAATATGGAGTAGAGCTTTCCAACGGTCCTGAACGCATCAATAATGACATCATTTGTCATAGGTCTGCCAAGAAGACTCACAAATCAAAGATGAGGTAATGATGAGCCTCTTCCGAGATGCTGTCATGAAGCCGCACTGCAAAGGAGCGAGGGAACAATGGAGCAAGGAGAAAAGGGCGCAAGGAAAGAAGCGAATGAGGAAacatggaaaagaaaaacatacgtaaccttttttttaacacatttgtgtgCTTTAAGCAATTCAAAAGAGCATTTTGCGCGTTTTTAAGCAGCgggttgtgtgttttgttttttgcaggcCGGACAGCGAGCAGGTGCGCTTGAGAGGAAAATGACCTCAGGTGCACCGAAGCGGCCAATGAGAACGATTGCTGCGGCCAAGCGTCCAATGGCGGTTCTGTGTGGGCGGGTGATGCTCCACAGATACCGAGGAGGCTTACATAACATAACtcggtctgtgtgtgtgttgccaGGCAACAGTGTCTTTAGGTGAAAGCGTCAAAAGCCTaccgacacacgcacacacaccattGGTGCAGTGTGTAGGAGTGTTTGGAGAGAAAAATCTAATTGTTTCTCTCTGAGCGCTTTTTTAAcacaggtgtgtgtgtgcgcgtgtgtgtaggTGCGTGTATGTGGGCAGAAGCAGCAGCAGGCCTGCTTCCACATgctattataaaataaatgtagcGTCTTGCATTTAACATGAGTCATGTTTTCAATAGAAGGTGGTCATGTGACATGAGACGCGTGATTTGTGAGAGAAGGATGAAGGTCAGAGGCGTGAGGTCTGTGATTGACTGAAGTCGGTGGCTGAGAACTTCCTGTAACAACTCGCTGAACGGAAGGTTCTTGTAGACTGAACTTTGTCGTCTGGCTTTTTACAAAACtgcattatatattttatatacagttttacagttttgactttttattataaataactaattaattatatttcttgccctgcgattggctggcaaccagttcagggtgtacccctgcctactgcccaaaagccagctgagataggctccagcaccccccgcgacccttgtgaggaataagcggtcaagaaaatggatggataattatatTTCTAAATTTTGAaggtatatgtttttttttaaccaagatttattttatttacaaataatctaacctatttattttaaaatgttaaattttttaccatttacTCAGAGTTCAgcaattaatttatgtatttatccaTTCTTCTCATGTACTTACTTATAATGAATGTACTAATGAttatataacaaaaatgtaaaattgatAATTTTGCTACtgtttatttcaattatttgttaatatttttggtaattaactgattaattaaaaaaaaatactgaaatgtaaaattgtgtattttaactaattttttttatttttaaaagtatttttcatTAATTGCACTGCAAACAATTAAATTGATTGAATACATTGCATAAATCTGTAGAATTTAATTTACTAATATTTGTATACTTGACTTAGGTTGACTATAAATAATTCATTAACCGGTAATCAATTaactaattattttatttaatacatcTCTACTCATTAATTCCGCTTTAAGTATATTACAATTCTAAATTATTCTAAGTCAACTATGTCAGCACTCAGTCAGTGTTCCTATTCTCCAACCATATCTCGGTcagatgatgatgacatcatattAATTATGGATGACATAGCGACGAGCATGGCGTCCATAAttcatcatcgtcatcctcGGGCATTTTGTCCCTGCGGCGACTCACCGATGTTGGGGTGCTTGAGCAGGCGGCAAATTCGAGCTTCGCGGTCCAACTTTTGATGATCTGACGACACACAGAGAGACGGGAAGAATGTTTGAAATTCGGAAAATACGTCATCAGGCCGCACCCACGCGCGCGCAACTTCCCGCGTCTGCTTCCGGCCCCAAAGTGTCGACTTTTCCCACGCTCACCGCGGACAGCCAAGTGGTTGAGTCTCACCTCGCGCCGACAGCTTCTTGGTGTTGATGATCTTGGCGGCGAACTCCTGACCCGACAGCACCTTCACGCAGCGGCGCACCACCGAGAACGCACCCCTGCcggtgcacgcacacacacacacacgcacacacaaaacttAATCAATTGTGGGAGAAAGGACACAAGGTAGCAAGGTATGAAGACGGCAAGGAAAACCGGGAAAGAGAAGCGAGTAAAGGACTAAGGAAATAAGGGAACTAGGGAGCAAGGGGACAAAGAAATAAGAACAAGGAAACAGGAGAAGGCAGGaaggcaattaaataagcaaaggAAGGGAGCAAGGAAACAAGTACGCAGAGAGAAAGGACACAAGAAAGAAAGGGTACAAGGGAGCAAGGGAAGTGCTGGAGCGAGTTAAAAGGGGAGCAAGTGAGAAAGGAAACATGGGTGAGGGTAAACAGGAGTGTGGAAGGAGGAGGGAGCAGGGCACGAAGAGAGTAAGTGAGCAGGGAAAGAAGGGAGATAGGAAACAAACAAGGGAGCAATGTAACAAGgaaagaagaagccaaaggaaacAAGAGCAAGGAAACAATGGGAAATGGGGGGGAAAGCAGGGAGAGAGGAGTAGGGGAGTGAATTAACAAGGGAGCAAGGTAACAAAGATACAAGGGAGAAAAACAAGGGTGCAGGGAGAAAGGAAACCGAGGAAAGgaaacaagggaaaagggaaaaaaggatcAAGGAGATAAGAGAATAAGGTAATAAGAAAACAAGGGTGAAAGGAGACAAGGGAGCAAGGTAACAAGGAAATGGCTGAAAGGAAACTATAGCAAGGAAACATGAAACTAGGAAAACTAATAAGGAAACAAGGGAGAAATATAAGAAGACAGTAAGAGGAATGTAACAAGGAAGGAGAAACGAAACAAGGGTGCAGGGTGAAAGGGAACAAGTAGGAAAGGAAACAAGGGAGCAAGGAGAAAGCAAACGAGGAAGCAAGGAGCAAAGATTCAAGGGGGAAAGGAGCGAGGACTAAGTGAGTAAattaacaaaggagcaaggaTAAAAATAAGGATACAAGGGGAAAGGAAACAAAAGAAAGCTGGAGAACAAGATAATGGGAAAAACCGTCACAGTAAGGAAGCAAGGAGAAGACGTTATGATCAGGTGATCAATACtttgattgactgattgctGCTGATTATCATGCAGCTTTGCTGGATATCAAATCAATGATGAAATATGTCTGCTACTTCTACACAGTACACCCACACGTCTTATGTAAGagacctgtgtgtgtgtgtgcgtgtgtgagggtGGTGAGTGGGATGAGGTCAGAGAGGTGTTACACTCATCCGTCCATTCCTCCATCACTCTCATTTGATATTCTAACATCCCTGCATCCTATCCATCTATAGCATAAGTGCACAATTCAAAATAATACAAGTTCTGAACTCCTTCATCCACACAATCAGCACAAATGAAAGAATCAACTTACTTTCCCAGCTCCTCGTACAGTTGATACTCCTCAGTGAAACGAGTGCAAATgaccgttgccatggtgacccgGTGGCGGGGCGAGGGTCAGGAGATGGGtggggatgatgatgatggtgaaggTCAGGAGTTGGATGGAGCAGAGGAAGAGGAGATTGAGACCGGTTTGATTCAGCACAAGCGagaagatgaagatgacgaAGAAGATGGAGGGGATGGCGAAGAGCGGCTCCTCTCCAGGTTCTGCTCCCCGCCTACTCAGCTCCCCCCCATCCCCCTCCTACCCCCACTACCGCTGGCCAATCGCGGGCCGGGACGCGCGCATGTAGGGTCGCCATGGCAACTGCATCCTCTCACTTTGCTGATGCCGAGCCTGCAGCTCCTGTCAAGAAAAAAGTGGAAATATTGCACCTTGTGAAAGAGATTCTATGTCACACAAAATACTCCGTCAACATTTCACCCTGGCGCACTTTGACCTTGCCCACGTGTTCAAGGCATGGACCTGATCCATGGGTCACGTGATTGTTTCCAAAAAGAGGTCACGTGATTGGTCAATCAAGATCTTctccagcgttttttttttcctccactacCAACACAAATAAACCTTTGCCACCCTCTGCTGGTCACATGTGGTCCCTGCCGGACGCACATGGATTGGTGAGAGCATAAAATTCAAACGTGACACTTATGACATCatcatatacattttttttattatcatcaaGGCCAacgtccagaaaaaaaaacaaaaaaacaaaaaacattaaaccTCCTTGGTAGTTAAGGACTCTGATTCGTCAGCAGCTGGATGGTTGCTATGGCAATAGCATTCTCCCTTCTACTTAGTTTTGGCCTCAAGCCACAATAATCTGTTCACGACTGACAGGTGTCCGTGTGGTCTGACGAGACCTGGGGCGTCTCATGCAGCTTTCGGGTCTCAGCGATCAGTCGCTTCACGCCAACCATCCATTGGCTGACCTCCGTCACGTGATCCACCATCAACGAGCGATGGAGCTCATCGGCCTTGTCCCAGCGTCCCGCCTGCAGTTCTGGAGACGCACACGTGCGGCACAGTCACAAACAGGCAAGCACCAAAACAGTCAGCGAGACGGACACACTACCTCGAGACAAGGCGGTCATGCGTCTCCTCACGGGGAGACTTAGTCGACCCGATGTCCAGCTATCCTTAAAGAGGCGGAGTCGCTTTTCCACATCGTTACACATCTGAGGCTGCGCAAACAACAAACCGCACGTtcaaactagtgctgtcaaatgattataatttttaatctgattaatcacactttttaattttgattaatcacgattaagcagctaaattacttgcgtattcgcgtaatataaaataaatacaaaataccgtaatattttgacattaacgcattttattatctgaatgtcatttgaaaacattgattaaatgcatgtacgccaattgcatgcatgcgtgtattgctcaaaacgaaacaacatcatatcaattgggtgtaattcagcaattatttattaattaaacacaaattacttttgtttcatctaaagtcccgtcggggtgttttttaaagcgaaatttaccaccgagcacacaaactggagtcaccccgctcatttcgGAAcagcaggcgtaggaaatgctgtgcattgacctaatcactgacctgcacagccttcaatgtaaccatccacggttacgttcaaggctcaagtgtggtaaaaaaataaataaaaatagtgcgattaatatgcgttaacacgtgattaatgcgacatttttctgtgattaattaatcaatgaacgctttaactttgacagccctagttcaAACTCAATCGATCATTGATAACATCATCAATGGTTCACGCAACTCACCGCGACGTCCCGTTTGCACTCAGCCAGCGCTCGCTCCAAAATCTCCACCACGCTCTCCACGTCAGGCTCAGCCTCTGATTGGTCTCGGTCCTCTTTGCCCTGAATGGTCACTGGCCCCGTGGCGGCTGCAGGAGGCTGGGCCTTCCAGTTGGGTGCGCGGCCTGTATGAACAAAAGATGTTAAGAGGAGACGCTTTGTGCCACGTGACAACAACGTCCGTGATTTGGCTCCAACAAAGCGGCAGTGGCTGACCTGCAGGAGGCGGGGCCAAGCCACATGGCGGTGGACCTGAGGGTTTGGAATGTGGAGTCGTAGGTGGGGCTGTGGTATCTGTTGACCAATCCAATCATAGAACAGACAATCAAGACGAAATATTTATATACGAAGTATTGTCAAGGTTTCATTGGCTGCCTAAAAAAAGTGAGAATATACGAGAATATATTGTTGGCCCTTGGTAAATTCAAAATTATTGgttaaatttcattttttaattatcattcTAAAATGATGatccatttattttaaatttacacTATAAAGTCCTTACATACTGTTTGTGGAAGAATAGTGCAGAAAAACAGCTTCTCCTAACCtgatgaataattgtgattatagTATTAATGCAAATACTTGTGATTCACCATTTTACCCTCCATACAATACAAACACACTGTGACATGTATTCACTGTGTGactaaaatacaaatgtacatCATTGCACATGCACAAAAATTGAACTAAcagtacaacaacaacacacataaTGTCCTGACAGTAGGCATGTCCACCACAATACGTGACTAGTGCCACTACACAACAGTGTAGTGACAAACGCTCTATTTGTACAGGAAACGTTGTGAGACCTGGGAGCGTGGGCCGCTTGTTCAACAGATTCTTATGTTGCGTGCGGCCCGTCTGGAGGCCGTAGGAGAACTGAGGGGGGTCGTTCCATCCTCGATCCTGGTTACCTGGACGACCACACGTTCATACTTATACGTACAATAGACAAGAAACTTTGTGAATTGCTGCGTTCCGCGGCATATATAATTACACTGTCACCCAGTATTCAGTATTAAATGAGACCAGACTTGTGCTGTACTGTCTAAATGGCAACACATCGACTGTGACGTGTCAGGATAGCTGCTAGCTATCTGTTAGCGCAACATAACATCTTACGTGACGTATTTGCTAAGTTACTTCATATTTTTTGTCATCCTCCTTACCTGGTTTGACATACATATCCTCCATTATGTGTCAAAGTTGAGGAGACTAAAGTACTCTAAGATAACCGGCaagttaacaacaaaaaaagctacATTCAACGCAATGCTGTTTTATTTCCGGGTTAGGAGGCAGTCCTCGATGACACCAATGCTATTCGGCGCTAGCGTTAGCTTAAGTAATTCTCCGGCATCGCACCAGTATTCTCCTTAATGTGCGACGACTGCTCATGTTGTAAAAAAGATTCAATGATATCCGGACTTAGGCAAAGTTATTTTTGAACTAGTTAAACGTTTGAAAGAGCTCAATATTTACTGTCGACGTAACCCAGTCATGAAACCAGATTAGCAGAGTGTAGCTAGTGCCGTAAAGTGTCCTCTGCCTGTCGCAAAGTACTACTCCTATTTGGAAAAACgatgttcacatttttttgttttaaattgttttaatgtaaaaaaacaaaacaaaaaacaaacaaaaaaaacctctaaACATAATGAACTCTGTCTCAGAAGTGCATTGTTTttaaaaccataaaaaaaaaaatcgtcttcaaaaatattgacatttttacattcacATTTGTAACCCaacaactaaaattaaaacaaacaaacaaacaaacaaacaaacaaacaaacaaacaaacaaacaaacaaacaaaaaccccaTTTCTGCTCCGGATTTTTGGGAAGAAAGAGGAGTTGATGCGGCCATGGCACGACGTCATCGGAAGGAGGAGCGAGAACCGTGCGCCTTTGACGTCACCGGAAGGAGGTGCTAACGCGGGGCACTGTTGACGTCATCGTGAGGGAGGAGAGCGGGAGGGAGTGGTAGTGCCTCCTCCATCAGTGAGACAAGAAGACACCATCACACAAGGACAAGACTGATGCTGTTGCCGTGGAAACAAAGACATGCAGAGAACTTGAAGGACCTTCATCCAGGCCTATGagttatgtgtgtttgtgtgtgttcgtgTGTGCAGGTTTATGAGTTTCTGTGGGGGTGTGCGGGCCTATGAGTGTGTGTGCAGGGTGTGTGCACTCTGGAGGGCAAGCGGCTGAGTGGAGCCATGATGGGCAAGGATTACATGTTGGCCATCATCATTGTCAACTGTGATGGTAAGAGCTTTTCGTTAAATCAACTTTCTAGCATGCCAACATCACTTACAGGAAACGCAAACACACCTGCTgtggttttcaaagtaaaattgAAGCTTAgggagaagaggaagaagaagaagaagatgaggtTGAAAAGAAACCTCTCCTGCTGCACTTCCTGTCTGCGCctctttattaattattaaagcCTCTTCAGCCACATCCTGTTGTGTGTGATTGACTTGCGATCATGTGACACAGAGAAGATGCTAACGCAAAGGCAAATCACAAACAACATGCTGAGGTATGGGGAATAAAAATCATATCCAAAACAGAAAAGACAATTGTAGCAGTCTTCCACTGTGAAGTTGGCTGGATGTTGTGAAGCTCTCTGCTACCATCTAGTGGCCGTAGCTAACTTTGATGTCACATTTGGTGTTCCTATGTGCGTTAGACAACATCTGGACCGACCAGAACCTTCTGTTGGACCCGGACCTTCCCTCTGGCTGGAGGACCATTCATGACTCCACGGGCACCTACTACTGGCATGTGCCCACCGGCGCCACCCAGTGGCAGCACCCCAGCCTTGATGGGAAGCCGATACTGCCGCAGCCTGATGCACAGGTATGAACTCGTCTTCTCTTGTTGTGTTGCGTCATAGGTACAGTTCTATCATCTGTATCTCGGGTGAACATCTTTTATGTTCTTCTGTGTCCCAGATCGACtcgtttttgttgttattactTTCCGTGAACTTGTTTATTTGGATATCACTTTCTTTCTGTGTCCCAGTTGGACTagtctatttatttttgattcagTTTCCTGTCTGTGGACAATGTggtcttgttttattttgatacaacTTCCTGTCTGGTTTGTtttcttctaattcttctttGGTGATGTTTGCTCTTAGAGTGATGATCAAGGACCACCAGGCTGCAGTGCAGTCCCACCTGACACCAGGTAACACAAACAGACATATGCACACGTACACGGTGTGCACATGATGTGTATTTGTTGTGGTTGTAGGTCTTGGAGATCCGACGACCCCtgtcgccatgacaacagcTCACAGGTATGACCACACACGAATAAACACACATGCATCACATTTAATCTCGGCTTAGTCTCATTTAATCTCATCTGTGTGCCCTCCTTTCTCTCCACATCTGTCCATCGTCACATCTGTCTATCCGGCCATTGGTCCAACATtgcgtctgtctgtctatccatcATCTCGTCtgtccattttcacatttgtctttccatccatccatttttctgtcTGTCCATCTTCCGTCTGTCCAGCAGTGCTTCTCGGTGCGCTCGCTGGGCTGGCTGCAGGTGGAGGAGGACGACTTGTCCCCTGGTCGCAGCAGCCTGGTGGTGGGTAATGTCATCCAGCAGCTGT
The Festucalex cinctus isolate MCC-2025b chromosome 18, RoL_Fcin_1.0, whole genome shotgun sequence genome window above contains:
- the camk2a gene encoding calcium/calmodulin-dependent protein kinase type II subunit alpha; translated protein: MATVICTRFTEEYQLYEELGKGAFSVVRRCVKVLSGQEFAAKIINTKKLSARDHQKLDREARICRLLKHPNIVRLHDSISEEAHHYLIFDLVTGGELFEDIVAREYYSEADASHCIQQILEAVLHCHQMGVVHRDLKPENLLLASKSKGAAVKLADFGLAIEVEGEQQAWFGFAGTPGYLSPEVLRKDPYGKAVDLWACGVILYILLVGYPPFWDEDQHRLYQQIKAGAYDFPSPEWDTVTPEAKDLINKMLTINPAKRISAAEALKHPWISHRSTVASCMHRQETVECLKKFNARRKLKGAILTTMLATRNFSGGKSGNKKADGVKESSESTNTTIEDEDTRVRKQDIIKVTEMLIEAISNGDFESYTKMCDPAVTAFEPEALGNLVEGLDFHRFYFENLWSKNSKPVHTTILNPHIHLVGEEAACIAYIRVTQYIDGNGTPRTVQSEETRVWHRRDGKWQIVHFHRSGSPSTLSN
- the sra1 gene encoding steroid receptor RNA activator 1, whose amino-acid sequence is MEDMYVKPGNQDRGWNDPPQFSYGLQTGRTQHKNLLNKRPTLPDTTAPPTTPHSKPSGPPPCGLAPPPAGRAPNWKAQPPAAATGPVTIQGKEDRDQSEAEPDVESVVEILERALAECKRDVAPQMCNDVEKRLRLFKDSWTSGRLSLPVRRRMTALSRELQAGRWDKADELHRSLMVDHVTEVSQWMVGVKRLIAETRKLHETPQVSSDHTDTCQS